In one Leptospiraceae bacterium genomic region, the following are encoded:
- a CDS encoding nucleotidyltransferase domain-containing protein, which produces MKDLNKIELLALPVLESQISISKNPIITFFSEKVRDSLKEKLLFIVLFGSRARGDAKEFSDYDFLILLKEKNKSLKKKIIDVEVATLDEFDRLVSSLVWQKKDWDIRKNFPIGKNILQDGILVWTNEKY; this is translated from the coding sequence ATGAAAGACTTAAATAAAATAGAACTGCTTGCATTGCCTGTTTTGGAAAGTCAAATATCTATCTCGAAGAATCCTATTATTACTTTCTTTTCTGAAAAAGTAAGGGATAGTTTAAAGGAAAAATTGTTATTTATTGTTTTATTTGGTTCGCGGGCAAGAGGGGATGCTAAAGAATTCTCTGATTATGATTTTCTAATTTTATTAAAAGAAAAAAATAAATCCCTTAAGAAGAAAATTATAGATGTTGAGGTGGCAACATTGGATGAGTTTGACAGACTTGTTTCTTCTCTTGTCTGGCAAAAGAAAGATTGGGATATTAGAAAAAACTTTCCTATAGGAAAAAATATTTTACAGGATGGTATACTGGTTTGGACAAACGAGAAATATTAA
- a CDS encoding HEPN domain-containing protein, whose protein sequence is MDKREILKLMIAKGFSKLETARIDYKNKKYVDATSRAYYAVYHLIAAVLESKDLRYSSHNQTVGAFNKEFIKTGVFPKNYTSMIQELFDARQEGDYSIVSDIDKDDAKEYIKNAELIFKTLSVYLKNNFIESDLFN, encoded by the coding sequence TTGGACAAACGAGAAATATTAAAATTAATGATAGCAAAAGGATTTTCAAAATTAGAAACAGCCAGAATTGATTATAAAAATAAGAAATATGTTGATGCTACTTCTCGTGCTTATTACGCAGTATATCATTTAATCGCAGCGGTTCTTGAATCAAAAGATTTAAGATATTCTTCTCATAATCAAACAGTAGGAGCATTCAACAAGGAATTTATAAAAACAGGAGTTTTTCCTAAAAATTATACTTCAATGATACAAGAGTTATTTGATGCGAGGCAGGAAGGTGATTATTCTATTGTGTCTGATATAGATAAAGATGATGCAAAAGAATATATAAAGAATGCAGAACTGATTTTTAAAACTTTGAGTGTATATTTGAAGAATAATTTTATCGAAAGCGATCTTTTTAATTAG